In Lathyrus oleraceus cultivar Zhongwan6 chromosome 2, CAAS_Psat_ZW6_1.0, whole genome shotgun sequence, the DNA window caggttggggtttgttgagttgcgtacaatggctccgttgacgaagatacctgctgggtatgatgccaacgttcgttgtgacttccattccggtgcaccggggcatcatatagagaattgtcgggcttttcatcataaggtccaggacttaattgacgccaaaacagtcaattttgctcctgtgcctaatgttgtgaaaaatcctatgcctcagcatggtgcgcatagggtgaacaatgtggaagatgGGGAAGCCGAAGACTTGGTAGTTGATGTTGGTGAGGTCCAGACGTCGCTGTTTGTTGTGAAAGAGCGTCTGTTGAATGGGGGAGTGTACCCGGGCTGTGAGAAGGGCTGTTCAGACTGTGAAGATTCTAAGAATGGTTGTATGTAGTTGAAGAACGGTATCCAGAGTCTGATTGACGAGGGTTGTTTGCAGTGTGCTAGGGCTGTGAAAGAACATGGGATGGTGTCAAttgtcaccatttatttcaaaccgtctgaaggttctggacgtggccagagaactgtCAGTGCACCTGTAAccgttggtactcctgttaccatttctgctccagtaactgttagtgctcccactactattgttgcttctgGTAGAAGTCAGATCCAACCAGTTAATCAGTCTCCAGTGACTATTGGTTTGCCGAGTAAAGCTCCTGTGACTGTTGGTCCGGTTGTGGACAATGTAGGAGGACCCGGAGGTTTCACaagaagcggtcgtctgttcgcaccacaacctttgagagacaacaatgctgaggctctcgccaaagcgAAGGGTAAGCAAGTTGTGGTTGAAGAGGAACCCGTGCCGAAGAaggcgcctgagggttcgtttgagaaagatgtggaggagtttatgaagattattaagaagagtgactacaagattgtagatcagctgaatcaaactccgtccaaaatttctatactctcattgctattgtgctctgaggcacaccgtaatgccttgctgaaaatgttgaatctggcttacgtgcctcaggaaatctctgtcaaccagttgggGGGTGTGATTGCCAATGTGAGCACGAGGCATGGTTTGGGGTTTACAGATTTGGATCTGACAcctgaaggtcgcaaccataacaaggccctgcatatcaccatggagtgtaaGGGTGCAGTGTTGTCTCATGTGCTGGTGGATACGGGATCCTCGTTGaacgtgttgcccaagaagattcTGAGTAAGATAGATGTTGAAGGGTTTGTCCTCACTCCGAGCGATCTCATTGTTCGAGCTTTTGATGGATTCAAAtggtctgtttttggtgaagtcacgttgccagtgaagattggcccggaggtgtttgatattatcttctatgtgatggacatccatccagcatatagttgtttattggggcgtccctggatacatggggctggggcagtttcgtcaactctccatcagaagctgaagtatgtatggaatggtcagattgtgactatgtgcggcgaggaggacattctggtgagtcatttatcctctttcaagtacGTGGAGGTGGATGGagagatccatgaaactctgtgtcaggcattcgagaccgttgctcttgagagggtggaTTTTGCTaagcagaagaagccaagtgcctcaattgcatcctacaagcaggctatggaggttgtcaactcaggcaaggcagaaggctggggcaagatggtggatctgcatgtcaaagaagacaaattcggtattggttatcaac includes these proteins:
- the LOC127118095 gene encoding uncharacterized protein LOC127118095 isoform X1, with translation MVSIVTIYFKPSEGSGRGQRTVSAPVTVGTPVTISAPVTVSAPTTIVASGRSQIQPVNQSPVTIGLPSKAPVTVGPVVDNVGGPGGFTRSGRLFAPQPLRDNNAEALAKAKGKQVVVEEEPVPKKAPEGSFEKDVEEFMKIIKKSDYKIVDQLNQTPSKISILSLLLCSEAHRNALLKMLNLAYVPQEISVNQLGGVIANVSTRHGLGFTDLDLTPEGRNHNKALHITMECKGAVLSHVLVDTGSSLNVLPKKILSKIDVEGFVLTPSDLIVRAFDGFKWSVFGEVTLPVKIGPEVFDIIFYVMDIHPAYSCLLGRPWIHGAGAVSSTLHQKLKYVWNGQIVTMCGEEDILVSHLSSFKYVEVDGEIHETLCQAFETVALERVDFAKQKKPSASIASYKQAMEVVNSGKAEGWGKMVDLHVKEDKFGIGYQPLQEEQGEQKGPSSFTSVGLMNHGDVFAASSEDGDSDCDLNNWVRPCAPGETINNWAAEEVVRVTLQTE